The Plasmodium vivax chromosome 7, whole genome shotgun sequence DNA window ATGGGTCAACGTAGAAAGGATCCTAGAACACACCTACAAAGGTATgccgaaatgaaaaaataagagtTTACGTTTGCGATTGCGTTTGCGAAGCGTTGGAAGGGAGGTTCACCGGGGTGTGGAATCTCCACCAAATGGCACACCAGTCGTGTTTATATATTCCCGTTTCGTATTTTGGGGGGGCATTGGCAAGCCAAACGTGGCCATTCAAATTAGCTGCATTTGCAGTGACGCAGAAGTGATCCACGTGAAGTGTtaatttgaaagaaaaaaaaaaaaaaaaaaaatgcgaaaaatgtgaaaaaagggTAATCCCCCAATGTGGAGCGTATATAcagttaaacaaaaaaaaaaaaaaaaacaacattatgagggggagggaaaTTACATAATTAGAAGATACATGGCAGAGCGCATCCGAATGCTTGTCTCCCTCATCTTTGTTAAAAGCGGCATGTGCCTCCTGCCTAGTTACTGCAGAACGCAAACCACGTTTATCCCCCCGGCGAGGCCTTTCCACCCCTTCGCCGACCCAACTACGCGcaacgtgaaaaaaaacgcgcccTTGCATGTGTTGCGTTGGTGTACAGCGCACTCGCTCACGAAAAGGcatccccatttgtgtgctcCTATTACTGCCCCTACTTTTCCCCCATTTCAGGTGACGTCGCGGAATAGACCGAGGAGCTGTAACCTCGCCGAGAAAAGACCCCCCCATCAGTACCTCCAGACCATAGCAGTAACATCACCACCACTACacgcgaaaaataaaaacaaaaagatgGCGAACGGAGAACCCCTCTCCTCACCCATTCTCATGCAACACCCAAAATTGaggcttccctttttattgtgcatttttctcctGCTCATATAGCAAATCAAGTATGTACTTATATTTGTCCACCCTGTTTTCCCTCGTGGCGGTGACAGTCACATAGGAGTTTCTGTTTCCGGGGATGCAGCCACTGACCAGAATTTCGTTTCGCTCCAAATTTAATCCTAACAGCTTCAAATTGATCATCGTGTTGTATTTGTTCCCGTGCTTGCCAggcattttcttccccttgagcACTCGTCCGATGTGTGTGGATGCCCCTATGGAGCCAGGCTTACGGTGATGGGAACTTCCGTGCGTCATGGGGCCTCTGCAGGTGGAACGAGGGGCCACAATGAGAGAATGTACCAGCAAAAAGCGTATGTATAGAGACACGCTCAACTGAGAGGGGCGCCAACTCCCCTGccatcaaattttttactcatTTGTCTCAACGTGAAATGGCTATACATAAATTTGTCGTTTTATGTCCATCGAAGGTGAGTCTAGCTCTCCCCCTTATTTATGCATGTCTGCGcgtacgtgtgtgtgtgttttgctctctttttttttctttttttttctttttttcccttttatttccctttttttatttcccctttttcgtaCTGTTCAACGGGTCGTTTGTTTTAGCAAAGAAAAActatttgcctttttaacCCCCTAATTATTCGTGCGTAGCATCGTTCGCATAAAATGTGGAGCGACCATTCTGAGTACCGCTCGGAATGGCATCATCCATTTTAAGTCGTCCTTCCTGGGGCCACCTCGTTGGCACCAGCGCGCCGTTGAATCACCTCTGGGAAGTGCACTACACCACGGGTGCTATGCGCACACGCAAATGGGTTTACGCACTGCCCCCATGAGGTGTCTCTCCCATGGTTCTCACTCCCAATGAGCGTGAACACGCGAACGAGCTAAGAACTCTTTGGCAAACGGGTCAGCAGAGCAACCGCACAGTGTCACGCGTAATTGGATAATGCCCCCATTACAATTACCCAGTTGGCACTCTctctcttattttttccctctttttttttccccttttcttttcctttttttgattaCCTGCGAAATCCCCATCTCTTGATGACCCCGCAGAAACCCTTCCCCTTGGACAGCCCGCGAACAttcacatatttataattatacaaatagGAGACATCTATAATTTGCCCCAGCACAAAATTCTGCGGCGGAGTTAAAGTTAAGCTGCacgtatttttataattacagCCAACCTTGGCAATCTGCCCAATTTCTGGTTTAAGTATCCACCTGCTTTCTTCCAGCGGCTTTCCATAGGCTATCCCCACTTTGCCAAAATCGAGAAAGCGGTAAATCACGTTCGGCATTATTTCGATTAGCGTGGCTGGGATTAGCTTCCCGTTGGGCGAGAATATGGACCTCATTTCGATTTTCTTCCCTCGTATTTGtatctgcgcggggggggcggtaTGGCGGTAGGCGGTAAGCGGCAAGCGGACAGGCATGAGTGAATACCCGTGTGCAGCCGGGGGGGTACAACTTGCGCACGTCTCTGTAAGGGGGTAATCATGTTGCCAGCCAGACTACCCCCTTTTcgttattttgctttattttattattattttttttttatttatttcttcctttttttcgtcgcTTACTCGGTCTAACTCATCCTTATACGGAATGTCCTTGAGGTACTCCTGAGGGTCGTTGGGGTCCCTGGCGTTGATAAACTTCTTCACCATGTTCAGTTGGGAGTTTCGTTTGTTCCGCACCTGAGGGGGAGCGTTTTCTGTGAGTGTAAACTTCAGTCGGAGTAGTGGCGGTGTGCAGACTGGCAAGCGGATATGCTCACTGGGGAGAGCCGCACCGGGGGGGCCTCCACGCTATGCACTGCCCCTGTGATGGTGAACCATTTTAACGAAGCGGAGAGAGTTACCTCTTTCGACTTGTGCACCCCGACAGGCATGCCTAcgtcttttccatttttgtcgAAGGGGACTACACATCGGTGGTGGTAGTGGGAAGGGGCGGAGATGAGGTGAAGCAGCCAAATGGGAGTACACCTCTGCGCATGTGCAGaagcacacatgtgtgtatcaATTTTGGtgggagaaaaacaaaaatatatgatgtcatttttttccacttacTTTTTTCCGAGTAatagcaattttttacaaatttgtagTTATATATGCATTGGAAGAACACGGAAAGGATAAGAACTTCATAAAAGATGAATAaatgcattatatattttcatttctgcgtatttttcttttttttttttcctcttcgttgAGATGATCCTGCTATTGCATTTTGTGCGAACGAGTAGCTAATTATTGGGATTACTTCCTCGCCATGGTTATTTCCTGCCtcgtgtggaaaaaaaaaaaaagaaaaaaagtcacGCATGCCGACTTGGTCGTATGCTCAACGTGTGgctttcttcccatttgctGGTCGTACTCGGGTCCGTAAAGGGGCGCTGTCGGTATGGCGGCGATGGAGCCAGTTGCGGTGCGTGTTATTCTCATAAAATAGCACGTATGGCTGCAGCGCCCATTCGGTCGGCCCAGCACCGAAAGTAGGAGAACGTGTGCACCCATTAACTACACCTTGCCGCCACGCATCAGCCATTTGGCCAcatggaagaaaaacaaaaaaaaaaaatgaaccccatccgattttcacaaaatggaagtcaacaaattgtataaaaggaaaatcccCATTTGGGTATTCCTCCGTAAAATGGCTCGCACGCTGTGAATAGCCAAACCGTTTAAGGGCTGTCCAGTTCTCCCTACTAAGCTGAGGCAGTTACGTTACGCCGATCTTTCTACAAAAGAGGGGTGAAAGTGCGCTGCGGGCAGCACTAACATGGCTGCGTGTTTCAGCGGCATCCACCACACACCTGAGACGTCATCCTACGTTTGCCCCATCGAAACATTTGATGAATACGCACTGCCACGGTGGACAAAGTTGATGCGGAGGACCATCCCAATAAACGAGCTCCTTCACCCTAAGCGTTGTTCACAAAGCGAATCTGCGATGGTTCCGCCGAACACAGCTGCGGAAAAGGGGCCTGGAGAAACGAATTAACCATTTCAGTGGATACCCTCCCCCAGGGTGTATAAAATGCCAGCCCCTTCTCGGCCCTCATTCACCCTGCGCTGCACCACCAAAGGGAccaattttactttttttttaatgagatAACTTCTCACTCGTTAAAAAGTTCAGCTCGAAATCATAAACAAAGTTGTAAAAGGATAAACGTAAAGGAGGGCTAAAAAtcgtgtgaaaaaaaaaaaaaaaaaaaaaaatagctagttAGCTAATTAGCTACCTggctagctagccaaaatggaaaaaaaaaaataactaattactttaaaaatgttttaaaatttaacaacATTTAATTTGCGTTctaatttggaaaaaatgcatacgCACATTTGTTCGGGGAGGAACATGCAGATGCGCACTGTCGTGAATAGAAAGTGTGTGGCCGCAAAAGAGGGTGAATAACCCAATCAGCAAGCCActctttctttccttttcttttttttccccctccctcgCCTGCATCACCGCCGCTATCACCTCACTGCAGTGACGACGCGTTTAACTTCTCAGCTATGAGGAACTGCAAATGAGCGAGATTCGACAGGTACGAAATCATCAAGTTGTCTTGCAAGATGCTCTCATTAATGGAGTCaaatttttccaaagttGAAAAGGAATCATTGGAGAAGACCTTATGTAGGTATCTGCCAACGTCCAggttccccttcttctttttgtcaATAACATCCTGTACATACGATTTGCACTGCTTTAACATaattagtaatttttttaaagacatTTCATTCATATCATTTGGAGGGACACTATTTTTGTTGCCATGCATATGACTGTCTTTGTCCTTGCCTGGTAGGCCTTTCTCCTGGTACTGTAACACCTCTGCTCTTTCCACATTGCTGGGGAGTAACTCCGTTTGAATTTCGTGAAAGTGAACAAAGTATTCCTTTACCAGCGTGATGGGTAGTTGTACGTAGGCCTTGATGTTAAGGAAGCCACTTTCTAGTGCGGCGTCCACTAGCAGGTGTATCGGTTCGTTTAGAGGAGAGTGAGGGTAAAACTTCGAAATGGAGTTGTGCTCTTTAAACCAGCCATGAACAGCGCAGGAGAGCTCGGATAACTCGGAACCGGAGCAGAACCAACCGACTACCTGGTCTCTGGGGCGAATCTTCTGCTTCAGCTCGTACATCGTTTCGTGGTGGTCCTTAATGATTTGGAGGAATCCCTGCGGGGAAGAGGTGGGGGATGGCGAGTGTTATCCATGGGGAAGTACACGCTTGGCCTGCCCATCGGGGGGCACCATCGGGGTGCCAAACCAAACAGACACTTCTCCTCAACACAGTGGTACataaacaaaaggggggaaaaaacaaaacgggttttctctccccctggGACGAGCCACGCGCAGCCTTACTCCTTCATTAAGCGAATGCTTATCGACGAAGCAGTCCGAAATTTCGATGAGGTTCGCGTCGATGACGGACCCCATGAGGGTTCCAATGACATGCGTTTGGTCTTCATCCCTTCTCAGGTAGGCATCCAGAATTGTGAATATCACAGAGGGATGCACTATGCACTTGATGCTCGTATGCGGCAGGATGTCAAAGTGCTGTGGCGTTTTGTCCTTCAAAAGGGAGCTCAGCGCTTTGAAGTTGTAACGGTTGACGCTCATCTTGGGTGGTGGTGGTGAAGCAAATACGTAGGGGGTGCGTAGGTACGTACTTgagtgttttatttttttgttttttttcccaaattggGTCTCTTAAAGCGTAGCGGCGATTGAGTtggaggggagggggaagcgcccAAGGGGAATTAGCCCAATAAGCATACGTTcgcaatttttgcaattatttGCTCATCTGGCGAGGGCTGAACCCCTGCAACGTGTATATGCGCTCAAGtacatgcgtatatatatagcaGTAACGTTAACAACCTGGCTGGTCAGAAACGAATGCGCTGATCGAAAGATAATCTGTCAAGTGGGAAGCGAGTTTCTCACTCTGTTGCGTTGAAAGAGGTTACCCTGTTgagatgtatttttttacgccCGTATAGCGCTTTTCCGCAGTTACCAGTTGGAAGAAAATGCGCAGGAAATGTTTGTACGCTTTTGCGGGGTGACTAAGCAACggctgtgtttttttttttttttttttttaaacctctCAGTGTGACTTGCACTTGTCGAGTCGCACGTCGGTATGGAAAAACGGGTCACTGCACGGCATGGGTAGGCAACCTTCACAGCATGGGAGAAATGCCACTTCCCAATTAATTCTTCACCTACCTGTGCCTGTcattgtacatatgtatCCCCCATGCCAGCAGCGCATATAAAACAACGTAGctacttttttctttgtaaCCCCaagatggggaaaaaaaaaaaaaaagagccacGAGGTGAACTCCATATGAACGCATTTTTACTCACCCACCTGTcgattaattatatataaaaagggaCCCCCTTTGGGATGGCAAAAATGTTGATCGTGTCGCACGTCAGGGGAGGGggagtaaaaaggaaaaaataaataaatagctCCCCCCCCATAATGGTGACTCCTattttcccaaatggggatgaAGCGAAACTGTAAATAAGTCAACTGTCCTAGGAggatgcatatttttttttccactttacGACTGTATGTTATGTTATGTTATAATAGGGCTGAAAGGTGATACTCGAGAAAGGAGAAGGGACCCATGTGGAGGCTCACAAGGGGGGGTATTATGCCCATCCAAAAAAGGTGTATGGCTACCCCTGCATGTTCAACTGTGTATGTTCCTCGTATAACATTTCAAATTGATTTTaccaaaaggggtaaaaaaaaaaaaaaaaaaagaggtctCACTGTCCACCGCAAGTGCTATGACCCAACGAGCGGGGTAGTGTCTCCCACGGTGTAGCTCCTAGTCTCCCCATGCAACATGGTAAAAGAGGTGGTACGTCACAGTGTGCGCTATGTGGAGGTAGGGGAGTGacttcactttttaaatCACAGGTGTCTagcacaagggggggaacGCGGCGTTGAAAGCTCGCGCAGGGTACACCCCCATGTGGGTTAACAAAGCGTTTGCCGTAACTGAGCTCCGTGTTCGTGAGAATGGGGTATTGGAGGGCCAGGGAGAATCAGCCCCACCGCGTGCGCGGGAAAATCACGTCAACGGTGGCGAACGGTaaaaggtgaagcggcaaTTTTGATGGGTAATTTTTGATGTGCCGTTTGTGGTGTGCCAAATTTACTGCTCCATTTTTACTGCGCCAATTTTGCTGCTTCATTTCCTGCGCGGCAGCTTCGCCGAGTCGTCGCGCGTGGCGGGGTGCCCCAGTGCGCGCAAATTATAAGAAGCGGGGAGCTGCGGAGTGGCGGAAGGAACATTGGAAGTGCCCTCCCCAGCCATCCATTTGTCTTTCCGCTAAAATGACAGCATGTGTATGGCCTACGTTGGAAAGCTCCTCGAGTTATTTACCTCCCCATGAAGTGCAATCCACCACGTTGTGTGGTATAggtggagggaaaaaaaaaaaaacaccatcTTAGCGTTCCCAGCCCGAGTGAACTCCCCCGGCCATGCTGCTTGGAGCGCTTTCCCTCCTGCTGCTCAGGGTGATCGCGGCGAGGAGTGAATATGGCTCCCGTCACGAGGAGGGACAGAAAAGGATGTCCCACTCGGATAGGGGAGTCGCGGCAGAAGCAACCGGAGGAGGCGAGGACATGCGGGCGGACAAAAACTACCAACACCTTGTAGAGACGTCGGGCAGGAACAACCGAGTGGTGTGCGTGCAAAAGGAATTTAACGATTTAATATACTACAAATATGATAACGAGTGCGACCCGCACAACACAttcagcttctccttcaaTTCGACATTCAAATTTGACGCTAATTATTATGCGCGGtacaaacaaaataaaaaatcgttCGTGGAGAGGAAGATCAGCCCCCAGGAGGCAGTGGGGTCCTGCATATATTGCCTCTTCCTTGACGAAATGAACTTCCTAAGTATCTATGGGCACACCTTTATATATGACAAATCTGAAGAGACGGACTATAAGGGGTATTACGAGAGAATGATAGACATGCATTACGCACCCGAAGGGAAAGGGGATTCCCTGGAGGTCACTTCCAACAGTGTGGATGCCCGGGATGGCTCCGCCCTCAGTTGGAGGTCCCACGGGGGGGACGTCCATTCGGGTAGCCCAGAAGACTCCAAAGGTCTACAggagtttccccttttggacAGCCGCGAAAACTCAATACTGGAAGGTTTCCTGCGCGATAACAGGATACACTACGCGTATGACGAGATAGgggagggaggagaagctgaTGGTGGGGAAGCTGGTGGTGGGAAAGCCGATGGTGGGAAAGCTGATGGCGGGAAAGCTGATGGCGGGGAAGCTGCCGGTGGGGAagctgggggggagaaaagtgGGGCCAGCGACCTGGTCATGGGAGGCGCGTCGCTGAATAGCAAAATGGTAGACgacttttttatgaatttggAAAAGGGCGATCTcggcgaggggggggagctcaGCGATGGGGGAGAgcacaaggggggagaacaCAAAGTGGGAGATCTTAGCAACGTGGGGGGAGAGCGCAACTTGGTGGgccacccccccccgcaCATCAAAGACATGCCAAACCTCACGTTCGATAAGCAAAAGTGCAGGCGGTTCCGAGAggacataaataaaaaaaaaatctggagCAACGTGCTCTTCGTGAACTCCTTCACCAACCTCAACATCCTGTCGCACATTGACAAGTACAAAGGCAGCTACGAAGAGTTAaagtatttttctttccacgaaaagtacaaaaaaaggaaattaaatcATCTGATAAGGACGACCCTGGATTTGAATGACCACaactattttgttaataataatattttgattCTGATTGCCaatgatgaaataaaatttttagagCAGCTGACTTTCTGTGGAAGCACCTCCCAGGATGACCAGTGGTCTCTCCCCTACATCACAGACAAGAGTGTGCGTGTAGCATACGAGCGGATAAAGCGAAGGTATAAATTGGCCGACCATGGGGAGGATAACCGTGTCTTTCTCATCAAGGTGATGTACCACGAGGGAGAAATAAGTTTAATTCTGATGGACTACATCAGCGGGGTTGGAGACCCCATGAAGCTgtcaattcctttttttttcctggcgTCCCATGAATGCCTTTCTCAGTACACccacttttttatgaaggACAACTTGATTGGCTGGATCAGCAAAAGCAAGCTGCTCTACATCACGGCCATGCGCAAGATTTTCGCCTACCTTCGCGAGTAATATGCAGAGGGGGGGTGTCCAGCAGTGCGGCGCGTCAAGCAAAGCGGCGCGCCTAGCAATGAGGCACACCCCACCCTACAGTGGcacctcttccccctttgctgctcatttttttgcttctccttcatgGCGCCCCCTTACCCCTCTTCGCAGAAGCGCGAGCTACGCGAACAGGCCCTACGACGTCGTGACGGTGGAAAACAAAATCATCTCAAATGTGTACCTGCTGTATTTGAGCCACGACATTTTCAAGTACGTGCTCTTCGGGAGGTACAACCCCCTGAAGGACTGCTCCCTCCACAAAAACATCCCCTTCGAGGCAGCGCTCCTCAGCCACATCAGCACCTTCACCCAGGAGGAGTTAGCCAATCACGAAACGTATTTTAAGAAGATAACCGAAAAGGAAACCAACCATTTGGACGATCCCAAGAAGGGGAGTCGCATGGATGTATTCGATATCTTTGTCATCCCCTCAGCTAATTATGTAAAGTTCCAGCAAGTGCTGTCTCAGCTGTTCAAGGCTCTGTTCGACTGTGGGGGCAAACACATTTCTGCGTTGCTGAAGATCGCCACCGTGAGGTCTCACTACGATATGCTATACAATTTCAACTGCTATAACTACCAGCTGCACAGCTTCCTGGTGAACCTGCTGGACCTGTACCAGCACTACTACGAGCACGCCGAGCTGGACGCCTTGTTCAGGGAGAGCCAGCGGATTCTGCTCCGCCTGGTGGGTGGCTCGCTGCAGCCACGAAGTTTGCAGCAGTGTGGGAGAGCTTCTTCGTAAAGCAGTTCCCTGCACGTTCGCTCTCTGTCTTCttattcttcctcttcttctttaccgcccccccccccccccaggtgaAGCTGACGCTCGACGAAATGAACAACCTCATCCCGTTCAACGAGGACAAGCAGTTGGTCAAGTACCTCATCGTGATTCTTTACTTTGGGAACGACGTAAGGGAGAGGGTGTGGAGAGCGGCGCGCAGAGGGGCGCGCAGAGAGACCCGTTTCGCTAAGTCACCACCGCTAACTCACCGCTCCCCTGACAGATGTTTTGCCTGGACAAGGAGAACTCCATATACATCCAGCTGATTCACGAGCTGCGCCACCTGAACATACACCACGCGATTTTGGTGGCGTACCTGTCCGGAGACAAGGCGGGCACGCTCTGCTCGGAGGAGCGGGCCATTCAAGTGGCCCCCCACGAAGCAGGTGAAGAAGACCCCCCCAAGAGGGGCGTCGCCTACCTCACCTTTGAAGATCAAAACGAATATTTGAGGCCCCCTCCTACAAACAGAATCGACGTGGTGGACCCAATAGCTGCCTTCCTAAACCGGTTCGACAGCAGACACTTTGGGGACTTCCACGTGGCTATAAAATCGGAGAGGCATTACTCTCTTGGCATCTTCATAGTGTCCTACATGGCGTCAgtcatcttcatcatcgGAGAGCTAAACAAAAAGCACAAGGTCATTTACGTCTACAggattttcaaaaatttgtacCTGCGGAATTACCCCCACAACATTACCAAGTATTACACCTTCTGGAACACCCGGCTGTACGCCTTTGCGCAGTACGAGCCGGAGTGCGTCCTGCTCTTCGATAGGTACAGCCTGTATGAGAGGTActcggaggg harbors:
- a CDS encoding 50S ribosomal protein L3, putative (encoded by transcript PVX_099330A; Apicoplast targeted protein. Curated by Stuart Ralph, Walter and Eliza Hall Institute of Medical Research, Australia.), whose translation is MHLFIFYEVLILSVFFQCIYNYKFVKNCYYSEKIPFDKNGKDVGMPVGVHKSKEVRNKRNSQLNMVKKFINARDPNDPQEYLKDIPYKDELDRIQIRGKKIEMRSIFSPNGKLIPATLIEIMPNVIYRFLDFGKVGIAYGKPLEESRWILKPEIGQIAKVGCNYKNTCSLTLTPPQNFVLGQIIDVSYLYNYKYVNVRGLSKGKGFCGVIKRWGFRRGPMTHGSSHHRKPGSIGASTHIGRVLKGKKMPGKHGNKYNTMINLKLLGLNLERNEILVSGCIPGNRNSYVTVTATRENRVDKYKYILDLLYEQEKNAQ
- a CDS encoding eukaryotic translation initiation factor 3 subunit 5, putative (encoded by transcript PVX_099335A), which gives rise to MSVNRYNFKALSSLLKDKTPQHFDILPHTSIKCIVHPSVIFTILDAYLRRDEDQTHVIGTLMGSVIDANLIEISDCFVDKHSLNEGGFLQIIKDHHETMYELKQKIRPRDQVVGWFCSGSELSELSCAVHGWFKEHNSISKFYPHSPLNEPIHLLVDAALESGFLNIKAYVQLPITLVKEYFVHFHEIQTELLPSNVERAEVLQYQEKGLPGKDKDSHMHGNKNSVPPNDMNEMSLKKLLIMLKQCKSYVQDVIDKKKKGNLDVGRYLHKVFSNDSFSTLEKFDSINESILQDNLMISYLSNLAHLQFLIAEKLNASSLQ
- a CDS encoding hypothetical protein, conserved (encoded by transcript PVX_099340A): MSHSDRGVAAEATGGGEDMRADKNYQHLVETSGRNNRVVCVQKEFNDLIYYKYDNECDPHNTFSFSFNSTFKFDANYYARYKQNKKSFVERKISPQEAVGSCIYCLFLDEMNFLSIYGHTFIYDKSEETDYKGYYERMIDMHYAPEGKGDSLEVTSNSVDARDGSALSWRSHGGDVHSGSPEDSKGLQEFPLLDSRENSILEGFLRDNRIHYAYDEIGEGGEADGGEAGGGKADGGKADGGKADGGEAAGGEAGGEKSGASDLVMGGASLNSKMVDDFFMNLEKGDLGEGGELSDGGEHKGGEHKVGDLSNVGGERNLVGHPPPHIKDMPNLTFDKQKCRRFREDINKKKIWSNVLFVNSFTNLNILSHIDKYKGSYEELKYFSFHEKYKKRKLNHLIRTTLDLNDHNYFVNNNILILIANDEIKFLEQLTFCGSTSQDDQWSLPYITDKSVRVAYERIKRRYKLADHGEDNRVFLIKVMYHEGEISLILMDYISGVGDPMKLSIPFFFLASHECLSQYTHFFMKDNLIGWISKSKLLYITAMRKIFAYLRESASYANRPYDVVTVENKIISNVYLLYLSHDIFKYVLFGRYNPLKDCSLHKNIPFEAALLSHISTFTQEELANHETYFKKITEKETNHLDDPKKGSRMDVFDIFVIPSANYVKFQQVLSQLFKALFDCGGKHISALLKIATVRSHYDMLYNFNCYNYQLHSFLVNLLDLYQHYYEHAELDALFRESQRILLRLVKLTLDEMNNLIPFNEDKQLVKYLIVILYFGNDMFCLDKENSIYIQLIHELRHLNIHHAILVAYLSGDKAGTLCSEERAIQVAPHEAGEEDPPKRGVAYLTFEDQNEYLRPPPTNRIDVVDPIAAFLNRFDSRHFGDFHVAIKSERHYSLGIFIVSYMASVIFIIGELNKKHKVIYVYRIFKNLYLRNYPHNITKYYTFWNTRLYAFAQYEPECVLLFDRYSLYERYSEGGKHTPEGKQTADGKQTADGKHTSEEKQISDGKQISDGKHTSEENPPLGEAATPSPDALKNNEELVNHFSAQQNSCLCYESMINKSKGEFVVSEYLQLRHRFMKQIKKKKKKKKLYQQMKNYNFFNDPLEISYKTKNFQNEKLVDICKDMKFERNHLCMFHKSRIILTYLYLLTTSPDYTFYVISPLVFIKPKKYCNQFDIPLVLNNILKNRSFFKKSSKICINYAFAHFISSGEKTNNFIVTAKISGTMVNVSKNNLLLLLPLRKRVDILDHSTNKEYDIKEEILNEYFIIGNPHIPISVISYSYRDYDEVKRSEHSTIAGAFIKRHDQNFVVYRRVTGGRGHHGRDGRDGKQGTHGTHGTHGTHGTHGAHGSHGNPCAESHSFEMNGKLLCFCDALGSRQKEEASNCVYPFCEQNKRFCYVNERCIDGRCVCIDGYSRNPMSSLCEKNNECILSGESNCKEPGKCVLAQNRYVCLCPHPYVRVLNNCLHPVKGIKIGLRIFNHFQNDLSNDEDDAAKKEKFYTNVFGSMSEYLKEVIRSVVDPALTTRIHVKPIQKLKNGIKATIIINQRSSPEEPTPIDVFNIFLNQLGDSTSELNNGFYAYFARFTYIEYVKSFSKDEGSSPLYDHLLRYVPTFFANMFEVDAFNDISIIACINFFVLVIVTFALLFYFSYLFVKMRFFRDVHLKGF